Below is a genomic region from Phycobacter azelaicus.
GAAGACACCGAACCAGATCGGATCGAACCCAAGGCCCATGGCCGCAGGCAGCAGCACCGGTGTCATGATCAGCACCATCGACAGCGCCTCAAGCACAAGCCCCATGACCACGAGGATCGCAGCCACCAGCAGAACGAACATCACCGGGCTGGAAACGGCCTCCGAGATAAAGGCGCTTATGTCCTGCGGAATGCGGTAAAGAGTGATTGCCTTGCCAAAGACCTTCGCGCCCGCGATGATCAGCAGGATGGCAACGGTGGTGGCCATACTGTCCATCGCCGCCTCCCAGAAGGCCTTCCAGGTCAGGGTGCGCAGGATGAACGCGGTGATGACAACAGCAAAGGCAAAGCCGATGGCGGCGGCCTCGGTCGGGGTGAAGGCACCGGAATAGATGCCGGCCACCACAACAGCCGCAAGCGCCATTGAGGGCAGTGCGCGTAAGGTAGCCGCGCGGCGCTCGGCGCCGCTGGCTTTTTCACTTCGGCCCATGCCCTTCATCGAGGCATAGATCATCGAATAGCCGGAAAAGAGCACCAAGAGCGCCAGACCGGGGCCAACCCCCGCAAGGAACAGCGCAATCACCGATTCCTCGGTCACAAAGCCGTAGACGATCATCGGTATCGAGGGCGGGATCAGAATACCCAGCGTGCCGCCCGCCGCCAGCAGCCCGTAAACGAAGCGCCGCTCGTAGCCGCGGTTGATCATTTCCGGGATGGCGACGGTGCCAATGGTGGCGGCCGTCGCCACAGAGGATCCGGAAATCGCCGCGAACAGACCGCAGGAAATTACCGTCGCCACCGCAAGCCCGCCGGGCCAATGCCCCACCCAGGCCTGCACGGCGGCATATAGGTCGCGGCCAACGCCGCCTTTAAGCAGCACATTCGACATCAGAAGGAACAGTGGCACCGCCAGAAGGATGAACCCGTCCAAGGTGGACAGCACCGCCTGCGGCGCCATCAGCGGGGAGAAGCCGCCAAAGATCAGCAGCGACAAGCCAAGCCCACCAAGGGCAAAGGCCACCGGGACACCGATCAGCAGAAGGCCGAAAAGCGCCAGAAGAATAAGGAAAACAGTCATCAGTCGTGCTCTCCTTCAGCCACGATTTGCCCCTGCAAAGCGCGAACTGTTTCGATCACCGCCTGGATCAGCAGGATTGCAAACCCGAAGGGCAGTGACAGTTCCACGTACCACATGGGCATATCCAGCATGGTGCCTGTGGTGCGGCCTCGAACAAAACTGTCATGGAAAATCTCATAGCCGTAGACCAGAACGATGGCCGAGAAGACCGCGACCGCAGCCATGGCGAAGACATCCGCCGCCAGCCTTGGCCCCCTTGGCAGGTTTGCGATCACGGCGGTGATACGGATATGGCGCCGCTCTCTCAGACACCAAGGCGCGGCAATGAGCGATCCCCAGATCAGGCAGAACTGGCTCAGCTCTGCCGCCCAGATGGTGGGCCGCACAAAGAAATAGCGGGCCAGCACCTCGTAGGTGAGCATGATCCCGGCAAGAACGAATAGGACCGCCGCCACAAGGGCCAGCGCGGTCACGAACCTGGCAAATACGTCCATGGAATGTCCCGAAGAATAGAAGCGGACCAGCCCACGATGGCGAGGGCTGGTCCGGGATGGTCAGGTTCAGAAGCTTTCGGCAGCAGACAGGATCTGCGCACCCAGCTCTCCGGCCTTGGCGCGGAAGCCGTCATAAACAGGGGCCGCGGCTGCCTTCCAAGCGGCGATTTCTTCATCCGTGGGCATGTAGATGGTCATGCCCGCCTTTTCAGCCTCGGCATAGGCCGCAGCCTCGATCGCGGACATCTCGTCCCGCACCGAGATCTCGGCCTTGCGCGCGGCATCCGCCATGATCTTTTGGTGTTCGGGCGACAGACCATTCCACCAGTCGGTGTTGGCCACCACGATGAATTCGATATCAGCGTGGTTGGTGACGGTGATCGTGTCCATGACTTCCCACAGTTTACGCGATTTCACGCCCGAAACGCCGGTCATACCGATATCCACGGTGCCGCGCTGATAGGCCAGATACTGCTCGGACCCCGAGATCAGCGTCGGCGCGCCGCCGGTTGCGGTCACGAAATCGCCCAGCGTCTTGCCGAAGACACGCGCCTTCTTGCCCTCCATATCGGTGGGTGTCTTCACCGGACCGCCCTGCGACAGCATGATCGCGCCGCCATAGGCCTGCCACCACAGCACCGTTGCCCCGGTGTCGGCAATCGCAGCATCGATGGGGCCGCGCACCGGGCTGCCGGGTTCGACCGCCTTGCGCACTTTGTCTTCGGAGTTGAACAGGAACGGCATGTAGAACACATCCACCGCCGGGATGTCACCCACATAGCGGGTCAACGAGGCCACGCCCATCTCGATTGCACCGGATCCCACGGCAGAGGGCACTTCCTTATCCTTGTAAAGCTGCGCCGAGTCATAGATCTCAACCGCGATGTCCCCGCCCGAGGCTTTCTCCACCTCTTCCTTGAACATCAAAAGGTTCTGCCCAAGGTGGCTTTTAAGCGGCAGTTGCAAAGAGATGCGCGCAGTCACATCGGCAGCAAAGGCGGGCATTGCAGTGCACAGCGCCAGGGCGGCGCCAGTCAGCGTCGAAGTCAGTTTCATGAATTTTCCTCCCTTAATAAAATGATGTTCCATCAAGGGCTTACCCTTGGTCAAGGAAAATGGCGTAAGCGTTTTAGGTGCGATATTCGAACCCTCAATTTTGCATTAAATTCAATAATTTGGAACAATGGGGCCAGTGAAATAAATTTTGAAATTCAACCTCCTCTCGCCGCTCTCACAGCAGAATCCGGGCAAAAAGTGAGGGCAAACTGCCCGCAGGTCGCCAAACGCCGCGCCAAAGGCGCGGCGTTTGGCCCAACGGGAGAGGATCATCCGGCGGATGTCCGATCCAGGCGGGAGAGCCCCCTTGGCTCTTAGCCCAACACAGCCCTTACCGCGCGCGCCGTCGCAGCAACCACGGTGTCGGCCTCGTCGCGGCTCAGGCAGAAGGGCGGCGCAAAACCTAAGATGTCACCCTGCGGCATGGCGCGGGCAATCACCTTATCCTGCTCCAAAAGCTTGGCCGCGATCTGTGGGCCTATCTTGTCAGTCGCGTCATAGAAGCTGCGGCTATCGCGGTCTTTCACGAATTCCACCGCACACAGCATGCCTTCGCCCCGGATGTCACCCACATGGGGATGATCGCCCAGCGCATCCTTCATCGCCTGGTTCAGATAGGCGCCCACGCTGCCTGCGTTCTCCACAAGGTTCAACGCGTCAATCAGCTTGAGGTTGGCAACACCTGCAGCCGCACCAATAGGGTGTGCCGAATAGGTCCACCCGTGGCCGATAGGCCCGTTCTCATCGGTGCCCTGCTCGAGCACCTTCCAAACCTGGTCGGAAACGATCGAACCGGACAGCGGCGCATAAGCCGAGGTCAACCCCTTGGCGATGGTGATGATATCCGCCTTGATCCCGTAGTGATCGCTGCCGAACATGGTGCCAAGGCGCCCAAACCCCGTGACCACCTCATCGGCCACCAACAGGATGTCGTGTTTCTTCAGCACGGCCTGGATCGCCCGCCAATAGCCTGCCGGAGGCGGTACAATGCCCCCCGTTCCCAGAACCGGCTCACCGATAAAGGCTGCAATGGTGTCCGCACCTTCACGCTCGATCAGCGCCTCCAATTCGGCGACACAATGCGCCACGAACTGCTCTTCGGTCTGGCTCTGGTCTTCGCGGCGGAAGTAATAGGGCGCATCTGTGTGCACCACCTGCGCCAACGGCAGATCGAACTTCTTGTGAAACAGCTCAAGACCCGTCAACGACCCCGTCACCAGCCCCGAGCCATGATAGCCGCGCCAGCGCGAGATGATCTTCTTCTTCTCGGGTCGTCCCAGGATGTTGTTGTAATACCAGATCAGCTTGACGTTGGTTTCATTGGCGTCCGAGCCACCAAGGCCGAAATAGACCTTGGACATATTGGCCGGCGCCCGGTCGAGGATCATCTTCGACAGGGTGATCGAGACCTCGGTGCCATGGCCAACGTAAGAGTGGTAATAGGCCAGTTCCCGCGCCTGATCTGCAATCGCCTCGGCGATCTCCTGGCGGCCATAGCCCACGTTCACGCAGTAAAGCCCGGCAAAGGCATCCAGCAGCCTGGTGCCGTCGCGATCCTCGATGTGAACGCCGCTTGCGGTCTTGATCACGCGGGTAGCGCTTTCTCCGCGTGCATGCTGTGCCAGATGCGTGGAGGGGTGAAAGAAATTGTCACGGTCCCACTGGTCCAGTTGATCGTTCTTCAGCATGATTTGTCCTTCTTTGGTTTCCGGCGCATACTGCGACCGGATGTATTCGATTTTGCTTCGAATGCCTGCGACAGCAAAGCTCAGGCCCAGTCGCGGCAGATGTATTTGACCTCCGTGAACTCCTCCATCCCGAGGCGTGCCCCCTCACGCCCGAGGCCAGACTGCTTGGCCCCGCCAAAGGGGATTGGCGCGCCCGTCACCTTGGTCCGGTTCACGGCCACCATGCCAAATTGCAAGGCCCGCGACAGTCGGTAGATGCGGCGTGGATCCTGGGTATGGATATAGGCAACAAGGCCGTATTCCGTCTCGTTGGCGCGGGCAGTGATTTCCTCTTCCGTATCAAAAGGTGTAATCGGCGCCACCGGACCAAAGGTCTCTTCATACATGATGCGGGCATTTGCTGGCACATCGGTTAGCACTGTCGGCTGGTAGAATAGCGGCCCCATGGGATGAACCGCGCCCCCACAGGCCAGTTTCGCACCCTTTGCAACTGCATCCTGAACATGCTCTTCCTGTTTTGCTACCGCCCGCGCGTGCATAAGGGGGCCGATGTCAGGATCGTCCATCCCCGCCCCGACGCTCAGCGCCTTGGTCGCCGCAGTCAATCGCTCGCAGAAGGCGTCATAGATGCCGCGCTGCACGAAGATCCGGTTTGCCCCAAGGCAATCCTGCCCGGAGGTGGCGAATTTTGCCTTCATCGTCTCTTCCACCGCCTGATCCAGGTCCGCATCATCAAAGACGATCACCGGCGCGTGGCCGCCCAGTTCCATCACCAGACGCTTCACCGTATCGGCACTCTGCCGGTAGAGAAGCTTGCCCACCTCCGTAGAGCCTGTGAATGACAGGGCGCGCACGCGGGTATCTTCGGTCCAGGGCTTGACGACAGTGGGCGCATCGCCCGTCACCACGTTGAACACCCCGGCAGGTACACCGGCGCGTTCGGCCAGTTCAGCAAGCGCCAGAGCGCTAAAAGGTGTTTCAGCCGAAGGATGCGCAACAACGGTGCAGCCCGCCGCCAGCGCCGCGGCTGCCTTGCGGGTCAGCATCGCAGAAGGAAAGTTCCACGGAGTGATGAGGGCCACAACGCCCACGGGTTCGCGCCAGAGTTCAACCTCGGCATCGGGCAGATGGCTGGTCACCCCTTCGATGTTAGGGCGCTTGGCCTCTTCGGCATAGAACTCCACAAAGCCCGTGCCGTATTCGATCTCGCCGCGCGCTTCGGACAGGGGTTTGCCCTGTTCCAGCACCATGATGCGGGCAAGATCCTCCTTGTGGTCCAGTTGCAGCTGGCCCCAGCGCCGCAGGATGCTCGCCCGCTCCTGCGGCAGCAATCCGGCCCATTCATCGAACGCCGCCTGTGCGGCATCCACCGCAACAGAGGATTCCTCTGCCGACAGGCTGGCAACATGACCGACCGCCGCGCCATTGGACGGATCGGCGACAGCAAATGTGCTGCCATCTACGGCAGCGGTCCAGCGGCCATTCACATAAGAGAAAGAGCGCACCAGTCTCTTGTCTGCAATATCGCTGCGGGCGGAAAGGGCGGTTTCGGCCATGGCACATCCTCCATTGAA
It encodes:
- a CDS encoding TRAP transporter large permease, with product MTVFLILLALFGLLLIGVPVAFALGGLGLSLLIFGGFSPLMAPQAVLSTLDGFILLAVPLFLLMSNVLLKGGVGRDLYAAVQAWVGHWPGGLAVATVISCGLFAAISGSSVATAATIGTVAIPEMINRGYERRFVYGLLAAGGTLGILIPPSIPMIVYGFVTEESVIALFLAGVGPGLALLVLFSGYSMIYASMKGMGRSEKASGAERRAATLRALPSMALAAVVVAGIYSGAFTPTEAAAIGFAFAVVITAFILRTLTWKAFWEAAMDSMATTVAILLIIAGAKVFGKAITLYRIPQDISAFISEAVSSPVMFVLLVAAILVVMGLVLEALSMVLIMTPVLLPAAMGLGFDPIWFGVFMVIMVEAALITPPVGLNLYVIQAVARATLGDVARGAIPFLVLMFLCAALLYLVPDLALYIPFKL
- a CDS encoding TRAP transporter small permease — encoded protein: MDVFARFVTALALVAAVLFVLAGIMLTYEVLARYFFVRPTIWAAELSQFCLIWGSLIAAPWCLRERRHIRITAVIANLPRGPRLAADVFAMAAVAVFSAIVLVYGYEIFHDSFVRGRTTGTMLDMPMWYVELSLPFGFAILLIQAVIETVRALQGQIVAEGEHD
- a CDS encoding TRAP transporter substrate-binding protein — protein: MKLTSTLTGAALALCTAMPAFAADVTARISLQLPLKSHLGQNLLMFKEEVEKASGGDIAVEIYDSAQLYKDKEVPSAVGSGAIEMGVASLTRYVGDIPAVDVFYMPFLFNSEDKVRKAVEPGSPVRGPIDAAIADTGATVLWWQAYGGAIMLSQGGPVKTPTDMEGKKARVFGKTLGDFVTATGGAPTLISGSEQYLAYQRGTVDIGMTGVSGVKSRKLWEVMDTITVTNHADIEFIVVANTDWWNGLSPEHQKIMADAARKAEISVRDEMSAIEAAAYAEAEKAGMTIYMPTDEEIAAWKAAAAPVYDGFRAKAGELGAQILSAAESF
- a CDS encoding aspartate aminotransferase family protein: MLKNDQLDQWDRDNFFHPSTHLAQHARGESATRVIKTASGVHIEDRDGTRLLDAFAGLYCVNVGYGRQEIAEAIADQARELAYYHSYVGHGTEVSITLSKMILDRAPANMSKVYFGLGGSDANETNVKLIWYYNNILGRPEKKKIISRWRGYHGSGLVTGSLTGLELFHKKFDLPLAQVVHTDAPYYFRREDQSQTEEQFVAHCVAELEALIEREGADTIAAFIGEPVLGTGGIVPPPAGYWRAIQAVLKKHDILLVADEVVTGFGRLGTMFGSDHYGIKADIITIAKGLTSAYAPLSGSIVSDQVWKVLEQGTDENGPIGHGWTYSAHPIGAAAGVANLKLIDALNLVENAGSVGAYLNQAMKDALGDHPHVGDIRGEGMLCAVEFVKDRDSRSFYDATDKIGPQIAAKLLEQDKVIARAMPQGDILGFAPPFCLSRDEADTVVAATARAVRAVLG
- a CDS encoding NAD-dependent succinate-semialdehyde dehydrogenase, giving the protein MAETALSARSDIADKRLVRSFSYVNGRWTAAVDGSTFAVADPSNGAAVGHVASLSAEESSVAVDAAQAAFDEWAGLLPQERASILRRWGQLQLDHKEDLARIMVLEQGKPLSEARGEIEYGTGFVEFYAEEAKRPNIEGVTSHLPDAEVELWREPVGVVALITPWNFPSAMLTRKAAAALAAGCTVVAHPSAETPFSALALAELAERAGVPAGVFNVVTGDAPTVVKPWTEDTRVRALSFTGSTEVGKLLYRQSADTVKRLVMELGGHAPVIVFDDADLDQAVEETMKAKFATSGQDCLGANRIFVQRGIYDAFCERLTAATKALSVGAGMDDPDIGPLMHARAVAKQEEHVQDAVAKGAKLACGGAVHPMGPLFYQPTVLTDVPANARIMYEETFGPVAPITPFDTEEEITARANETEYGLVAYIHTQDPRRIYRLSRALQFGMVAVNRTKVTGAPIPFGGAKQSGLGREGARLGMEEFTEVKYICRDWA